GTATAATCGGATCTGTCATTATTTTTTGCACATCACTGAAACTGGCATTCCGGAATTTCGCAACAAATTTGGCAAGGTGAAAGGGATTTTCGGGTAAAAAAGATAAGGCATTATTCTTCGCATTGTCCTGAAACTTGGTGATAACAGGCTGCATCAGGTGGTTGTATTTCTGGCAGGCGATACCCAGATCGTCTGTATTTGAAGCGATGAAATGGGCCAAAGCTTTTGCTCCGTAAATAGACAATGAAGCGCCCATGCCGGATAGCGCTGTAGGACAGTAGCCTGCATCGCCCAGCAACACCATCCTGCCATTGACCAGGTTTGACGTATGTACCATGCCCATCTTGTCAATGAAAAATAAACCTTCATCCAAAAGACTGCCAAGTAACTGATTTACTTCAGCATTGTAATTGCCAAAAGCATTTTTAAGAATGGACGCTGCGCAGTTTCTTAAACTATTCAGGTTCTCAAAACTACGTATGTAACATTGGATGGCAATCTCATCTTCTGCGATGGGATAGATCGACAGCATTTTGTCTACATCGATATAGATTTTGAAAGCACCTACTTTCTTGTGGTGATAGCGCTTCAATCTGCCGCCTACGTACAGCATATTGAAGTCCTCAAATTGAACGTCTTTAAAATACTGCTGCCGAGTAGCAGAACGTAGTCCTTCCGACACGATAATCAAATCGACACACAGGGTCTTCCCGTTTGAAAGCTTTACTTCTGCGTAATCTCCCTTTTCGTTGACTTGTACCAGCGTGGTGTCAAAAAGGATTTCGACATCGCTCTTAATGGCGTCGTGTAATACCTCGTGCAATCCGCCCCGCGATATCAAAACCGAGCGTTCGATGTTTTCATTCATTTTGTCATAAGCGATGCTTTGGATGATGGTCTCGTCGGTTTCCACAAAATCAACGGTCTCGGAAGGGGATGACGCTGCCTTGAGGGCTTGGGTAAGTCCGAGCTCGTCCATGATTTTCACACCGAAGCTTTTTAAAGATATAA
The genomic region above belongs to Sphingobacterium zeae and contains:
- a CDS encoding FAD-dependent monooxygenase gives rise to the protein MKKHILITGAGIAGLAAANFLAQQGHRVTLVDRSSSFSKAGFLISLKSFGVKIMDELGLTQALKAASSPSETVDFVETDETIIQSIAYDKMNENIERSVLISRGGLHEVLHDAIKSDVEILFDTTLVQVNEKGDYAEVKLSNGKTLCVDLIIVSEGLRSATRQQYFKDVQFEDFNMLYVGGRLKRYHHKKVGAFKIYIDVDKMLSIYPIAEDEIAIQCYIRSFENLNSLRNCAASILKNAFGNYNAEVNQLLGSLLDEGLFFIDKMGMVHTSNLVNGRMVLLGDAGYCPTALSGMGASLSIYGAKALAHFIASNTDDLGIACQKYNHLMQPVITKFQDNAKNNALSFLPENPFHLAKFVAKFRNASFSDVQKIMTDPIILTKDQENFILD